One genomic region from Yersinia canariae encodes:
- the pduC gene encoding propanediol dehydratase large subunit PduC, whose translation MKSKRFEALAKRPVNQDGFVKEWIEEGFIAMESPNDPKPSIKIVNGVVTELDGKPQSSFDLIDHFIARYGINLEHAEEVMKMDSIKLANMLCDPNVSRRTIVPLTTAMTPAKIVEVVSHMNVVEMMMSMQKMRARRTPSQQAHVTNVKDNPVQIAADAAEGAFRGFDEQETTVAVARYAPFNAIALLVGSQVGRPGVLTQCSLEEATELKLGMLGHTCYAETISVYGTEPVFTDGDDTPWSKGFLASSYASRGLKMRFTSGSGSEVQMGYAEGKSMLYLEARCIYITKAAGVQGLQNGSVSCVGVPSAVPSGIRAILAENLICSALDLECASSNDQTFTHSDMRRTARLLMQFLPGTDFISSGYSAVPNYDNMFAGSNEDAEDFDDYNVMQRDLKVDGGLRPVLEADVVAIRNKAARALQAVFAGMGLPPITDEEVIAATYAHGSKDMPERNIVEDIKFAQEIISKNRTGLEVVKALAQGGFEDVAQDMLNIQKAKIAGDYLHTSAIIKGDNQVLSAVNDVNDYAGPATGYRLEGARWEEIKNIPNALDPNELG comes from the coding sequence ATGAAATCGAAAAGATTTGAAGCGTTGGCGAAACGCCCGGTTAACCAGGACGGCTTTGTCAAAGAATGGATCGAGGAAGGCTTTATTGCCATGGAAAGTCCGAACGATCCGAAACCTTCCATCAAGATAGTTAATGGTGTGGTCACTGAACTCGACGGTAAACCACAAAGCAGTTTCGACCTGATCGACCACTTTATCGCCCGCTACGGTATCAATCTGGAGCATGCGGAAGAAGTGATGAAGATGGATTCCATCAAGCTGGCCAATATGTTGTGTGACCCCAATGTGTCGCGCCGCACTATTGTGCCACTGACGACCGCCATGACACCGGCCAAAATCGTCGAAGTGGTATCCCACATGAATGTGGTGGAAATGATGATGTCGATGCAGAAAATGCGCGCGCGTCGGACTCCATCACAACAAGCTCACGTGACCAACGTGAAAGATAACCCGGTGCAGATTGCCGCCGATGCCGCCGAAGGTGCATTCCGTGGTTTTGACGAGCAAGAAACAACCGTGGCCGTGGCTCGCTATGCGCCATTCAATGCTATTGCGCTGTTGGTCGGGTCACAAGTTGGCCGCCCTGGCGTTCTGACTCAATGTTCTTTGGAAGAAGCTACCGAGCTAAAACTGGGAATGCTGGGCCACACCTGTTACGCGGAAACTATTTCGGTTTATGGGACTGAACCCGTCTTCACCGATGGCGATGACACTCCGTGGTCAAAAGGCTTCCTCGCCTCGTCCTATGCATCACGTGGTTTGAAAATGCGCTTCACCTCCGGCTCGGGTTCCGAAGTCCAAATGGGCTACGCCGAAGGCAAATCCATGCTGTATCTGGAAGCACGTTGCATTTATATCACCAAAGCGGCTGGTGTTCAGGGGCTGCAAAATGGCTCCGTGAGTTGCGTCGGTGTCCCTTCCGCTGTGCCATCTGGTATCCGTGCCATTTTGGCGGAAAACCTGATTTGTTCGGCGCTGGATTTGGAATGTGCATCCAGTAACGACCAAACCTTTACCCACTCGGATATGCGCCGTACCGCCCGTTTGCTGATGCAATTCCTGCCGGGCACTGACTTTATCTCCTCCGGTTATTCGGCGGTGCCGAACTACGACAACATGTTCGCCGGTTCTAACGAAGATGCCGAAGACTTTGACGATTACAACGTCATGCAGCGCGACCTGAAAGTTGATGGTGGCCTGCGTCCGGTCTTGGAAGCTGATGTGGTGGCAATTCGTAATAAAGCTGCGCGCGCGCTGCAAGCCGTATTCGCCGGTATGGGCCTGCCGCCGATCACCGACGAAGAGGTGATTGCGGCAACCTATGCGCACGGTTCAAAAGACATGCCAGAGCGCAATATCGTCGAAGACATCAAGTTCGCTCAGGAAATTATCAGCAAAAACCGCACCGGTCTGGAAGTGGTGAAAGCATTGGCACAAGGCGGCTTTGAAGATGTGGCACAAGACATGCTCAACATCCAGAAAGCCAAGATTGCCGGTGACTACCTGCATACCTCGGCAATCATCAAAGGTGACAACCAAGTGCTGTCAGCGGTGAATGACGTCAATGACTACGCAGGGCCAGCTACCGGTTACCGGCTGGAAGGTGCACGTTGGGAAGAAATTAAAAACATTCCAAACGCGCTTGATCCGAATGAGCTTGGCTAA
- a CDS encoding propanediol/glycerol family dehydratase medium subunit has product MDINEKLLRQIIEGVLQEMQGDQNTVSFKQETQPAPAATAVASGDFLTEVGEARPGSNQDEVIIAVGPAFGLSQTANIVGIPHKNILRELIAGIEEEGIKARVIRCFKSSDVAFVAVEGNRLSGSGISIGIQSKGTTVIHQQGLPPLSNLELFPQAPLLTLETYRQIGKNAARYAKRESPQPVPTLNDQMARPKYQAKSAILHIKETKYVVTGKNPQELRVAL; this is encoded by the coding sequence GTGGATATTAACGAAAAACTGTTACGCCAAATTATTGAAGGCGTATTGCAGGAAATGCAGGGAGACCAGAATACCGTTTCCTTTAAGCAAGAGACCCAACCTGCGCCAGCTGCAACCGCCGTTGCATCAGGGGATTTTCTCACTGAAGTGGGTGAAGCCCGGCCTGGCAGCAATCAGGATGAAGTGATCATTGCGGTCGGCCCGGCATTTGGCCTGTCGCAAACCGCCAATATCGTCGGCATCCCGCACAAAAATATTCTGCGCGAGCTGATTGCCGGCATTGAAGAAGAAGGTATCAAAGCACGGGTTATCCGCTGCTTTAAATCCTCCGATGTGGCCTTTGTCGCGGTAGAAGGCAACCGCCTGAGTGGCTCCGGGATCTCTATTGGCATCCAGTCAAAAGGCACCACGGTCATTCACCAACAAGGCTTGCCGCCGCTCTCTAACTTAGAGCTGTTTCCACAGGCCCCACTGCTAACACTGGAAACATATCGCCAGATTGGTAAAAACGCAGCCCGCTATGCCAAACGGGAATCACCGCAACCCGTTCCGACCCTGAATGACCAGATGGCACGGCCAAAATATCAGGCTAAATCAGCGATTCTGCACATTAAAGAAACCAAATATGTGGTGACCGGCAAGAATCCTCAGGAACTCCGGGTGGCGCTTTAA
- the pduE gene encoding propanediol dehydratase small subunit PduE, producing the protein MNSEAIESMVRDVLSKMNSLQGQTPTAACAPAASSRSDAKVSDYPLANKHPDWVKTATNKTLDDLTLANVLNGSVTSQDLRITPEILRIQASIAKDAGRPLLAMNFERAAELTAVPDDKVLDIYNALRPFRSSKEELNAIADDLEQTYKATICAAFVREAAVLYVQRKKLKGDD; encoded by the coding sequence ATGAATTCCGAAGCTATTGAATCCATGGTTCGCGATGTGCTGAGCAAGATGAACAGCTTGCAAGGCCAAACGCCAACTGCTGCTTGTGCTCCAGCGGCCAGTTCGCGCAGTGATGCCAAAGTCTCTGATTATCCGCTGGCAAATAAACACCCTGACTGGGTGAAAACTGCCACCAATAAAACACTGGATGACCTGACACTGGCAAACGTATTGAACGGCAGTGTCACCTCACAGGATTTACGTATTACCCCGGAAATCCTGCGTATTCAGGCGTCGATTGCCAAAGATGCGGGTCGCCCGCTGCTGGCCATGAACTTTGAACGCGCAGCTGAGTTGACCGCGGTGCCGGATGACAAGGTGCTGGATATCTACAATGCCCTACGCCCATTCCGCTCTAGCAAAGAAGAGTTGAATGCCATTGCCGATGACTTGGAACAGACCTACAAAGCGACCATTTGTGCCGCATTCGTGCGCGAGGCCGCCGTTTTGTATGTCCAGCGCAAGAAGTTAAAAGGCGACGATTAG
- a CDS encoding diol dehydratase reactivase subunit alpha, whose protein sequence is MGRYIVGVDIGNSSTEVALAQVAVDGQLQFVASALTETTGVKGTQRNIFGINKALNLLVEKAGITLSDISLIRINEATPVIGDVAMETITETIITESTMIGHNPKTPGGLGLGVGLTITLDELVSRDPTQPYILVVPSAVDFADVAAVVNAANAAGYRITAIILQRDDGVLVNNRLTHPLPIVDEVLHIDRIPMGMLAAVEVAMPGQVIETLSNPYGIATVFELSAEETKNIVPVARALIGTRSAVVVKTPEGDVKARSIPAGHLELFADGRTVRVDVATGAEAIMTAVNSFRHLDNVSGEAGTNIGGMLEHVRQTMAELTNKPANEIFIQDLLAVDTAVPVNVIGGLAGEFSLEQAVGIASMVKSDRLQMAHIASEIEKTLNIDVQVGGAEAEAAILGALTTPGTRRPLAILDLGAGSTDASIINAQGQIVATHLAGAGDMVTMIIASELDLQDRYLAEDIKKYPLAKVESLFHLRHEDGSVQFFPQPLAPEVFARLVVVKPEGLVPLPGDYALEKVRNIRRSAKERVFVTNALRALRQVSPTGNIRDIPFVVLVGGSSLDFEVPQLVTDALSHYKLVAGRGNIRASEGPRNAVATGLILAYQRESGR, encoded by the coding sequence ATGGGGCGGTATATAGTCGGTGTGGATATCGGCAACTCATCAACAGAAGTGGCATTAGCGCAAGTTGCAGTTGACGGTCAATTGCAGTTTGTTGCCAGCGCCCTGACGGAGACTACCGGTGTCAAAGGGACGCAACGCAACATTTTTGGCATCAATAAGGCGCTGAATCTGTTAGTGGAAAAGGCCGGTATCACGCTGAGTGATATCAGTCTGATTCGCATTAACGAGGCAACCCCGGTGATTGGCGATGTGGCGATGGAAACCATCACTGAAACTATCATCACTGAATCCACCATGATCGGCCATAACCCGAAAACCCCCGGCGGACTAGGGTTGGGGGTTGGGCTGACCATCACCCTTGATGAGCTGGTCAGCCGTGATCCTACCCAACCTTACATTCTGGTGGTGCCGTCTGCTGTTGATTTTGCTGATGTCGCTGCCGTGGTAAATGCCGCCAACGCTGCCGGATACCGCATTACGGCGATTATCTTGCAACGCGATGATGGGGTACTAGTCAACAACCGCCTCACTCATCCGCTGCCCATCGTCGATGAAGTGCTACATATTGACCGCATCCCAATGGGCATGTTGGCGGCAGTTGAAGTTGCCATGCCGGGTCAGGTGATTGAAACCCTCTCTAACCCTTATGGCATTGCCACGGTCTTCGAACTCAGCGCTGAAGAAACCAAAAACATCGTCCCGGTGGCACGCGCTTTGATTGGCACTCGCTCTGCGGTAGTGGTGAAAACGCCGGAAGGGGATGTTAAAGCCCGTTCCATTCCTGCCGGGCATCTGGAGTTGTTCGCCGATGGCCGCACTGTTCGGGTGGATGTCGCGACTGGCGCGGAAGCCATTATGACGGCAGTTAACAGCTTCCGGCATCTGGATAATGTGAGCGGTGAAGCTGGCACCAATATCGGTGGCATGCTCGAGCACGTTCGCCAAACCATGGCGGAACTGACCAACAAACCGGCCAATGAAATCTTCATTCAAGACTTGCTGGCGGTCGACACCGCCGTGCCGGTCAATGTCATTGGTGGTCTGGCGGGTGAGTTCTCCCTTGAGCAAGCGGTGGGAATCGCCTCGATGGTGAAATCTGATCGCCTGCAAATGGCGCATATCGCCAGTGAAATCGAAAAGACACTGAATATTGATGTGCAGGTCGGGGGGGCAGAAGCTGAAGCGGCGATACTCGGCGCGCTGACCACACCAGGGACGCGGCGGCCACTCGCCATCCTCGACTTGGGGGCGGGTTCTACCGATGCTTCCATCATCAATGCCCAAGGCCAAATCGTCGCCACTCATCTGGCGGGGGCTGGCGATATGGTGACGATGATCATCGCCTCGGAACTGGATCTGCAAGACCGCTATCTGGCCGAAGACATCAAAAAGTATCCGCTCGCCAAAGTGGAAAGTCTGTTCCACCTGCGCCACGAAGACGGCAGTGTTCAGTTCTTCCCACAACCGCTTGCACCAGAAGTTTTTGCCCGACTGGTGGTGGTCAAACCGGAAGGTTTAGTGCCACTACCGGGCGATTATGCACTGGAAAAAGTCCGCAATATTCGCCGCTCCGCCAAAGAGCGGGTGTTTGTCACCAATGCGCTTCGCGCCCTGCGCCAAGTCAGCCCAACCGGCAATATCCGCGACATCCCCTTCGTGGTACTGGTCGGCGGCTCGTCACTGGATTTCGAAGTCCCGCAATTGGTTACCGACGCCCTCTCCCACTACAAATTGGTGGCCGGTCGCGGCAACATCCGCGCCAGTGAAGGCCCGCGTAATGCAGTAGCCACCGGGTTGATTTTGGCCTATCAGCGGGAGAGTGGCCGATGA
- a CDS encoding glycerol dehydratase reactivase beta/small subunit family protein — protein MNFSHDAPAIVISLTSSTSEEVWHPVLLGIEEEGIPWQWQQDDDTDAVQRAWQAAVSSPLLVGLACSANEVVVHFRNLPPASPLFRQAWGQDEDLLRRLGNNAARLVKGLPFKFSP, from the coding sequence ATGAACTTCTCCCATGATGCGCCAGCGATTGTTATCAGCCTGACCTCGTCAACATCCGAGGAAGTCTGGCACCCGGTATTACTGGGGATTGAGGAAGAAGGCATTCCTTGGCAATGGCAGCAAGACGATGACACTGATGCAGTACAACGCGCCTGGCAGGCCGCAGTTAGCTCCCCGTTATTGGTCGGGCTGGCCTGTTCTGCCAACGAAGTAGTGGTGCATTTCCGTAATTTACCCCCCGCCAGCCCGCTGTTTCGGCAGGCATGGGGACAAGATGAAGACCTATTACGGCGGCTAGGCAACAACGCCGCCCGACTGGTTAAAGGTCTACCGTTTAAGTTTTCACCCTAA
- the pduJ gene encoding propanediol utilization microcompartment protein PduJ — protein sequence MNNALGLVETKGLVAAIEAADAMVKSANVQLVGYEKIGSGLVTVMVRGDVGAVKAAVDAGSAAASAVGEVKSCHVIPRPHSDVEAILPTSA from the coding sequence ATGAACAATGCACTGGGATTAGTCGAAACCAAAGGCCTGGTCGCGGCAATTGAGGCCGCAGATGCCATGGTCAAGTCTGCCAACGTACAACTGGTGGGCTACGAGAAAATCGGATCCGGCTTGGTCACTGTCATGGTCCGTGGCGATGTCGGCGCAGTAAAAGCGGCTGTTGACGCCGGTTCTGCGGCAGCCAGCGCGGTGGGTGAAGTGAAATCTTGCCATGTGATCCCTCGTCCGCACAGCGATGTAGAAGCCATTTTACCGACCTCTGCCTAA
- a CDS encoding BMC domain-containing protein — MKTSLGLLEVSGLALAIGAADAMAKAASVNLIGIEKTNGSGWMLIRLTGDVASVQAAISTGAAFAEQHQGLVSRAVLARPADTLMAHWQAPKPESIAAEPTALSEPAHEAIAEVVITEISADEDAEVEEAEAAPPADTATDDAPEITLSVEKKSTESEAQPALRVSCNLCLDPACRRHKGEPRFRCIHLGKRGKV, encoded by the coding sequence GTGAAAACGTCACTGGGTTTACTTGAAGTTAGCGGTCTAGCGCTGGCTATCGGCGCGGCGGATGCTATGGCGAAAGCCGCCTCCGTCAACCTGATCGGCATAGAAAAAACCAACGGCTCCGGCTGGATGTTAATCCGCCTGACCGGTGATGTGGCCTCAGTTCAGGCGGCAATAAGTACCGGTGCCGCCTTTGCCGAACAGCATCAGGGTTTAGTTTCTCGTGCGGTACTGGCCCGCCCGGCAGATACCCTAATGGCGCATTGGCAAGCACCCAAACCAGAGTCGATAGCCGCCGAGCCGACAGCCTTGAGCGAACCTGCGCACGAGGCCATCGCCGAGGTGGTTATTACCGAAATATCTGCAGATGAGGATGCCGAGGTTGAAGAAGCAGAGGCCGCGCCACCTGCCGATACCGCCACCGACGATGCACCTGAAATAACCTTGAGCGTGGAAAAAAAGAGTACAGAAAGTGAGGCCCAGCCAGCTCTTCGTGTGAGCTGTAATCTCTGTCTCGACCCGGCTTGCCGACGCCATAAAGGTGAGCCTCGCTTTCGCTGTATCCACTTGGGTAAACGAGGAAAAGTCTGA
- a CDS encoding phosphate propanoyltransferase produces MEKALLEPVVSKILDEMRLRPIPLGVSNRHLHLSVQDYQQLFPNQPLIEKKALLQPGQFAAEQTVTLVGPKGSLKNVRILGPLRSHSQVEISRTDARTLGINAPLRMSGNLDKTPAIRLVSPYGELELPQGVIVALRHIHMSPLDALIYRVKHGDRVQVAIQGSGRRLIMDDVAIRVSPQMKLEMHIDTDEANAAGADDPAAFATLLTSIPRTRQP; encoded by the coding sequence ATGGAAAAAGCGTTACTGGAACCCGTTGTCAGTAAGATCCTCGACGAAATGCGTCTTCGTCCGATCCCGCTTGGGGTTTCCAATCGACACCTGCACCTCTCGGTGCAGGATTACCAACAATTATTCCCCAATCAGCCACTGATTGAGAAAAAAGCGCTGCTCCAGCCCGGTCAATTTGCCGCAGAACAAACGGTAACGCTGGTCGGGCCTAAGGGCAGTTTAAAAAATGTCCGGATTCTAGGGCCACTGCGTAGCCATAGCCAGGTTGAAATCTCCCGCACCGATGCCCGCACATTGGGTATCAATGCCCCGCTGCGCATGTCCGGCAACTTGGATAAGACGCCCGCGATCAGGTTAGTCAGCCCGTACGGCGAATTGGAGTTGCCGCAGGGGGTCATTGTGGCACTGCGACATATTCATATGTCACCGCTGGATGCCCTTATCTATCGGGTCAAACACGGTGACCGCGTGCAAGTGGCAATACAGGGCAGTGGCCGCCGATTGATCATGGACGATGTCGCGATTCGAGTTTCACCCCAAATGAAACTGGAAATGCACATTGATACCGATGAGGCCAATGCTGCTGGCGCTGACGACCCTGCCGCTTTCGCCACGTTATTAACCTCAATCCCACGGACACGACAGCCATGA
- the pduM gene encoding microcompartment protein PduM: MNLTQAQTEQLVSQIVTRLAERERRVHALLLPQLRAGLDSSVFVLHATVHLMLPDLAFIRRLAQYDTQCPAVAALHEAWSWGMKVHISLHRQLLPALPAAALRPLPLSFSDSQGVAVRLHAGQILSYRDIATLDPGWLLIDHHTQVTPLAQDTLSARHIQLLRQE, from the coding sequence ATGAATCTGACTCAGGCGCAAACCGAACAACTGGTCAGCCAGATTGTCACCCGGTTGGCCGAGCGCGAACGCCGGGTTCACGCCCTGCTGCTGCCTCAGCTACGCGCCGGGCTCGACTCATCAGTATTCGTGCTGCATGCCACTGTACACCTGATGCTGCCGGACTTGGCATTTATCCGCAGGCTGGCGCAATACGATACCCAATGTCCGGCAGTTGCTGCGCTGCATGAGGCATGGTCGTGGGGCATGAAAGTGCATATCAGCCTGCACCGCCAACTGTTGCCAGCGCTGCCCGCAGCGGCACTGCGTCCGTTGCCGCTGAGTTTCAGTGACAGCCAAGGGGTGGCGGTGCGGCTGCATGCAGGTCAGATATTGAGCTATCGCGATATTGCCACACTTGACCCCGGCTGGTTATTGATTGACCACCATACGCAGGTTACACCGCTGGCACAGGACACATTGTCAGCCCGTCACATTCAACTGTTAAGGCAGGAGTAA
- a CDS encoding EutN/CcmL family microcompartment protein, with the protein MQLARVVGSVVSTQKSPTLIGKKLLLVRRVAGDGSLPPDSNTPDEVAVDSVGAGQGELVLLSGGSSARRVFAEPNDAIDLAIVAIVDECSY; encoded by the coding sequence ATGCAACTGGCCCGAGTGGTAGGTTCTGTGGTTTCAACGCAAAAATCACCAACGCTGATTGGTAAGAAACTGCTGTTGGTACGCCGTGTCGCGGGTGATGGTTCACTCCCACCTGATAGCAATACGCCGGATGAGGTGGCAGTGGACTCGGTTGGTGCCGGTCAGGGGGAATTGGTGCTGCTGTCCGGGGGGTCCAGCGCCCGGCGTGTTTTTGCCGAGCCGAATGATGCCATCGATCTGGCGATCGTCGCCATCGTCGATGAATGCTCTTACTGA
- a CDS encoding cob(I)yrinic acid a,c-diamide adenosyltransferase gives MSIYTKTGDAGTTALFTGQRVKKSHPRVETYGTLDELNAALSLCARVAQGAENLQLLDAVQHQLFYFSAELASVGIETPPAGQKSINEQDIHALEQAVDRCMAQLPPVHGFILPGNTEAGSRLHFARTLARRCERRLIELAEQVPVRPVLLQYLNRLSDCLYALARDEDQRQQLQQTAQTVIARYLAAATEKPTSVMTPPSEAGLRFSDVHQLVKLAVDAAMTLKIAVVVALADRHGNMIMTYRMPDTLLVSSELAPKKAWTAVALKTATHQLSSAVQPGADLFQLEASTGGKVVSFGGGYPLWRDGQLVGGLGISGGSVEQDMYIAEAAISALHLRNE, from the coding sequence ATGAGCATCTATACCAAAACCGGTGATGCGGGCACCACAGCCCTGTTCACCGGCCAACGAGTGAAAAAAAGTCACCCTCGGGTGGAAACCTACGGCACGTTGGATGAACTGAATGCGGCGCTCAGCCTGTGTGCTCGGGTAGCACAAGGGGCTGAAAACCTTCAGTTACTTGATGCCGTACAACATCAATTGTTTTATTTCAGTGCTGAGCTGGCCAGTGTTGGGATAGAAACCCCGCCTGCTGGGCAAAAAAGTATTAATGAACAGGATATTCATGCACTGGAACAGGCAGTAGACCGTTGCATGGCGCAGTTACCGCCGGTGCACGGTTTTATTCTGCCCGGCAATACAGAAGCCGGTAGCCGCTTGCATTTTGCCCGCACTCTGGCGCGGCGCTGCGAACGGCGGCTAATAGAACTGGCAGAGCAAGTGCCCGTGCGCCCGGTGTTATTGCAGTACCTAAATCGGTTATCAGATTGCTTGTATGCATTGGCCCGCGATGAAGATCAGCGCCAACAGTTACAGCAAACAGCGCAAACCGTGATCGCCCGTTATCTGGCGGCAGCAACAGAGAAACCGACATCTGTGATGACTCCCCCTTCCGAAGCTGGGCTTAGATTTTCCGATGTTCATCAATTAGTTAAATTGGCGGTTGATGCCGCTATGACACTAAAAATTGCCGTAGTTGTGGCACTTGCCGACCGCCACGGCAATATGATTATGACCTACCGCATGCCCGATACCTTGCTGGTTAGCAGTGAACTGGCTCCCAAAAAAGCCTGGACTGCTGTCGCCTTGAAAACCGCCACTCATCAACTCAGCAGCGCCGTCCAACCGGGGGCTGACCTATTCCAACTGGAAGCCAGCACCGGTGGAAAAGTGGTGAGTTTTGGTGGCGGTTACCCCCTGTGGCGTGATGGCCAACTGGTGGGCGGCTTAGGCATCAGCGGCGGTAGCGTCGAACAAGATATGTACATAGCAGAAGCGGCCATATCGGCTTTACACCTGAGGAATGAATAA
- a CDS encoding aldehyde dehydrogenase family protein — MNTNDLETLIRTILTEQLTPTTASSASSAIFASVDEAVNAAHSAFLRYQQSPMKTRSAIISAIREQLKPQLASLSERGASETGMGNKEDKFLKNKAALENTPGIEDLATTALTGDGGMVLFEYSPFGVIGSVAPSTNPTETIINNSISMLAAGNAVYFSPHPGAKEVSLDLIAKIEEIIFNSCGIRNLVVTVKNPSFEATQQMMAHDKIALLAITGGPAIVAMGMKSGKKVIGAGAGNPPCLVDETAELVKAAQDIVAGASFDYNLPCIAEKSLIVVESVAERLLQQMQAFDALLISNPQDVDNLRKACLTPQGHANKNLVGKSPIELLKAAGITCPAKAPRLLLVEVAGDDPLVTTEQLMPLLPVVRVKDFDAGLTLALQVEGGLHHTATMHSQNVSRLNLAARLLQTSIFVKNGPSYAGIGVGGEGFTTFTIATPTGEGTTSARTFARQRRCVLTNGFSIR, encoded by the coding sequence ATGAACACCAATGATCTTGAAACTCTCATTCGCACTATCCTCACCGAGCAACTGACGCCAACTACTGCGTCGTCTGCCTCCAGCGCTATTTTTGCCAGCGTGGATGAAGCAGTCAATGCCGCTCACAGCGCCTTTTTACGCTATCAGCAAAGCCCGATGAAAACCCGCAGCGCCATTATTAGCGCTATCCGCGAACAGCTAAAACCCCAGCTAGCGTCACTGTCAGAACGCGGTGCCAGCGAAACCGGCATGGGCAATAAAGAAGACAAATTTCTGAAAAACAAAGCCGCACTGGAAAACACCCCCGGAATTGAAGATCTGGCAACCACTGCGCTGACCGGTGACGGCGGCATGGTGTTATTCGAATATTCACCATTTGGTGTAATTGGTTCCGTCGCCCCCAGCACCAACCCGACCGAAACTATTATCAATAACAGCATCAGTATGTTAGCAGCCGGTAATGCGGTTTATTTCAGCCCACATCCTGGTGCTAAAGAAGTCTCATTGGATTTAATCGCCAAAATCGAAGAGATCATCTTCAACAGTTGCGGTATTCGCAACTTGGTGGTGACAGTGAAAAACCCGAGTTTTGAAGCCACACAACAGATGATGGCACACGACAAAATTGCGTTGCTGGCGATTACCGGCGGCCCAGCCATTGTGGCCATGGGCATGAAAAGCGGCAAAAAAGTGATTGGTGCCGGTGCTGGTAACCCACCTTGCTTAGTGGATGAAACTGCCGAGTTAGTGAAGGCAGCGCAGGATATCGTCGCCGGTGCTTCATTCGATTACAACCTGCCATGTATTGCTGAGAAAAGCCTGATTGTGGTGGAAAGTGTTGCTGAGCGTTTATTGCAACAGATGCAGGCCTTCGATGCGCTACTTATCAGCAATCCGCAAGATGTCGACAACCTGCGCAAAGCCTGCCTAACCCCTCAGGGCCACGCTAATAAAAATCTGGTAGGTAAAAGCCCGATTGAACTGCTGAAAGCCGCCGGGATCACTTGTCCTGCTAAAGCACCGCGCCTGTTACTGGTAGAGGTTGCCGGTGATGACCCACTGGTCACCACTGAACAATTGATGCCACTGCTACCCGTTGTGCGGGTAAAGGATTTTGATGCCGGTCTGACACTAGCCCTGCAAGTCGAAGGCGGTTTACACCACACCGCGACTATGCATTCGCAGAATGTTTCACGCCTGAATCTGGCCGCCCGTCTATTACAGACCTCCATTTTTGTGAAAAACGGCCCGTCCTATGCAGGCATTGGTGTCGGTGGCGAAGGCTTTACCACCTTTACCATCGCCACGCCAACCGGTGAAGGCACCACCTCGGCTCGCACTTTTGCGCGCCAACGTCGCTGCGTGCTGACCAATGGTTTTTCTATTCGCTGA